Part of the Nocardioides perillae genome is shown below.
GCCGGCTCGCCGACCTCCCGACGGTCCGGGCCTTCGCCCGCACCGCCGGTGACGAGGTGCAAGGCGTGCTCGACTCCGCCGAGGCGGTCACCCGGGTCCTCGAGCTGCTGCTCCGCGACCGCGGCTGGCACCTCGGGGTCGGCATCGGGGACGTCGAGCTCCCACTGCCCCTCGACGTCCGCGCCGGCCGGGGCGACGCCTTCCTGCGCGCGCGCGACGCGGTCGTCCGCGCCAAGTCCTCCCCCGCGCACCTGCGCGTCGCCGGCCCCGCTGCCGGTCCGGCCGCTCGCAGAGCCGAGCACCTGGAGGCCGTGCTCTGGCTGTGGGCCGCGGTCCTGGCGCGTCGCAGCGCTCGCGGGTGGGAGGTCGCCGACCTCGTCGACGCCGGCCTGACCTACGACGAGGCCGCCGGTCGACTCGGCATCTCGCCTTCCGCGGTCAGCCAGCGCGCGCAGGCCGCCGGACTGGTCGAGGGCGCTCGCGCCCGTCGGCTGGTGGGTGACCTCGTGACCGACCTGCTCGACGGAGGCGCTGAGGGCGACCCCGACGTGGTGGCCCCGGGGGGCCGGCGGTGATCGCGCAGGAGTGGCTGGCCCTCGCGGCGCTCGCCCTGGCCACCGCGACGGCGTTGCCGGCCTGGTGGCAGGCCCTGCTGCCGGCCCGCACCCGCGCGCTGCTCGCCGCGGGCGCGGGGGGCCTGCTGCTCCTCGCCTGCGCCGTTGCTGCGCTGGTGCCCGGGGCCCCGCTGGAGGGAAGGGTGGTCCCCGACCTCGCGGTCGCCCTCGCAACCGTGCTGGCGGTGGTGGGGGGCGGACCCGTCACCGCCGCGGTCTTCGAGCTGGTCGACGCCCGTGACGACGACGAGCGCACGTCCGTGCGACGGGCCGGCGAGGTGCTGCGCGGCGGTGCCTGGATCGGCGGCCTCGAGCGGGCCGCGGTGACGGGGGCGCTGGTGGGCGGCTGGCCGGAGGGCGTCGCGGTGGTGCTGGCGGTCAAGGGCCTGGGGCGCTACCCCGAGCTGCGCAGCGGCGACAGCCCGGGCGCGGCCGAGCGCTTCATCATCGGCACCTTCGCCAGCGTGCTGTGGGCGGTGGCCTGCGCAGGCGCCGCGACCCTGCTGCGGCCCTAGTCCGCGTGCCGCACCGGCCGGGTCGCGTCAGGCCGGACCGACCACCGCGAGCGCCTGCGGGCGCCTGAAGAGCTCGGCCGCGAGCGCGCGGACCTCCTCGACGCCGACGGCGTCGATGCGCTCCACGACCTCCTCGACCCCGAGCAGCTCGTCGTGGACCAGCTCCGCCTTGCCGAGCCGCGACATCCGGGCGCCGGAGTCCTCGAGACCCAGCACGAGCCCGCCGCGGAG
Proteins encoded:
- a CDS encoding transposase, whose amino-acid sequence is MPVVVLTLDQRGSRRAADRVPDLLRRLADLPTVRAFARTAGDEVQGVLDSAEAVTRVLELLLRDRGWHLGVGIGDVELPLPLDVRAGRGDAFLRARDAVVRAKSSPAHLRVAGPAAGPAARRAEHLEAVLWLWAAVLARRSARGWEVADLVDAGLTYDEAAGRLGISPSAVSQRAQAAGLVEGARARRLVGDLVTDLLDGGAEGDPDVVAPGGRR